From Cucumis melo cultivar AY chromosome 1, USDA_Cmelo_AY_1.0, whole genome shotgun sequence, a single genomic window includes:
- the LOC103489616 gene encoding uncharacterized protein LOC103489616 — MAYALAPVRWSFGFVTTASSTRYLSGSLNLTTFRRDVSYSSVGKLTRATGEASFRRVENEDKEEEEGDVFQVLTAVTSDYNDIIIVDTPKSRMLLLDSSHNVHSILYKEQMWTGSYWDEFASLPAIIPEGPIAILGLGGGTTAHLMLASWPSLQLEGWEIDGILIDKARNFLGLSDLEKRSEDGGILNIHIGDALDPSVRISGGYAGIVIDLFSNGKVLPQLQQVGMWLDLKDRLMVGGRIMINCGGNEVVHVTENGMRSEVSSTDCFLPHISVIEALSEVFPKQLCWKKLPKEKGENYLALTGPFPELHSWSAVVPEPLRESVKEWRPYERLS; from the exons atgGCGTACGCACTTGCTCCTGTGAGATGGAGTTTCGGATTTGTAACTACAGCTTCAAGTACTCGTTACCTATCCGGATCACTAAACTTGACCACATTTCGGAGAGATGTATCATATTCCTCCGTTGGAAAATTGACGAGGGCCACTGGTGAGGCCAGCTTCCGGAGGGTTGAGAACGAAgataaagaggaagaggagggAGACGTATTTCAAGTCTTGACCGCAGTAACAAGCGACTACAATGACATTATAATTGTAGACACTCCCAAATCCAGAATGTTGCTTCTCGATTCTTCTC ATAATGTCCACAGCATTCTTTATAAGGAGCAGATGTGGACAGGTTCTTATTGG GATGAGTTTGCTAGCCTGCCAGCTATAATTCCGGAAGGGCCAATTGCTATACTTGGCTTG GGAGGGGGAACTACTGCCCATTTGATGCTTGCTTCATGGCCCTCTTTGCAGCTTGAAGGTTGGGAGATTGATGGAATC CTAATTGACAAAGCAAGAAATTTTCTCGGGCTATCTGATCTTGAGAAGCGTTCTGAGGATGGCGGGATACTTAACATTCACATCGGAGATGCCCTTGATCCATCAGTCCGAATCTCTGGGGGTTATGCTG GAATTGTTATTGACTTGTTTTCTAATGGAAAGGTTTTGCCTCAGTTGCAACAG GTTGGAATGTGGTTGGATCTGAAAGATAGATTGATGGTTGGTGGTCGGATCATGATTAACTGCGGAGGGAATGAAGTAGTCCATGTTACTGAAAATGGTATGCGCAGTGAAGTATCCTCGACCGATTGCTTCTTGCCACATATTTCTGTGATTGAGGCTCTTTCCGAAGTATTTCCTAAACAG TTGTGTTGGAAAAAATTGCCTAAAGAGAAGGGTGAGAATTATCTTGCTCTGACTGGACCATTTCCTGAATTGCACTCCTGGTCTGCTGTTGTTCCAGAGCCATTAAGAGAGAGTGTGAAGGAGTGGAGGCCGTATGAGCGTCTTTCATGA